A portion of the Streptomyces coeruleoprunus genome contains these proteins:
- a CDS encoding helix-turn-helix domain-containing protein, with protein MIKGELPPLGPGVAEGGAYEPLRRERADTAEELARLLGLSPERLTTALDQLAGPPAGAGPVAAIRTLIRRRQAELERLWLTVDQLAAVETVTGRRAIGERTGRLLAGAEREVLILDRSPCAGRDVEALLARGVEVRAVLDRSGLTPASRTRALTALAGRGLRVRVAASGVPTRLVAVDRRVTLLPPPDATAPDAHALLTTDPRLRDALVPLFESLWSTATPLESPPAAGRVAARPRYGEPRPPRRAGDPDGGRTPAPYAPGSGAPASGGVEGAGPRGEEERRQRELLALLAAGLKDEAIARRLGVHVHTARRRISRLLDALDARTRFQAGARASQRGWLD; from the coding sequence ATGATCAAGGGGGAATTGCCCCCACTTGGCCCGGGGGTGGCCGAGGGCGGGGCCTATGAGCCATTACGACGGGAACGGGCCGATACGGCCGAGGAGTTGGCGCGGCTGCTGGGGCTGTCGCCGGAGCGGCTGACCACCGCTCTGGACCAGCTCGCCGGGCCGCCGGCGGGGGCGGGGCCGGTGGCCGCGATCCGTACGCTGATCCGCCGGCGGCAGGCGGAGCTGGAGCGGCTGTGGCTGACGGTTGATCAGCTGGCGGCGGTCGAGACGGTGACCGGGCGGCGGGCGATCGGCGAACGGACGGGCCGGCTGCTGGCCGGCGCCGAGCGGGAGGTGCTGATCCTGGACCGCTCGCCGTGCGCGGGGCGGGACGTGGAGGCCCTGCTGGCGCGGGGCGTCGAGGTACGGGCGGTGCTGGACCGGTCGGGCCTGACGCCCGCGTCCCGGACGCGGGCGCTGACCGCGCTGGCGGGGCGGGGGCTGCGGGTGCGGGTCGCGGCGTCGGGGGTGCCGACGCGGCTGGTCGCGGTGGACCGCCGCGTCACGCTGCTCCCGCCTCCGGACGCGACGGCCCCGGACGCCCACGCCCTGCTGACGACGGACCCCCGCCTCCGGGATGCCCTGGTCCCGCTGTTCGAGTCCCTGTGGTCCACGGCGACGCCCTTGGAGTCCCCGCCCGCCGCGGGACGCGTCGCGGCCCGCCCGCGGTACGGGGAGCCGCGCCCTCCCCGGCGCGCCGGCGACCCGGACGGCGGCCGCACCCCGGCGCCGTACGCACCGGGCAGCGGCGCGCCCGCGTCCGGCGGGGTGGAGGGAGCGGGGCCTCGGGGTGAGGAGGAGCGGCGGCAGCGGGAGTTGCTGGCGCTGCTCGCGGCGGGGCTGAAGGACGAGGCCATCGCGCGCCGGCTGGGCGTGCACGTCCACACCGCGCGGCGCCGGATCAGCCGGCTGCTGGACGCCCTGGACGCCAGGACCCGCTTCCAGGCGGGCGCGCGGGCCTCGCAGCGGGGCTGGCTGGACTGA
- a CDS encoding trypsin-like serine peptidase, which produces MHRSRTQRKRPAAWAAVAVVVLATATACASPSHSATHGRGHREPVAEQAPPGPQRSAVPFGGLPAVGVLLDGDEHWCTASVVDSPKGNVVATAAHCVFEYGSAATDFTFAPAFRGPGGQKPYGAWKVRAVQVDEAWKADADDAHDFAFLTLEPDSRGRQVQDVVGGLRAQWDSGPERRVTVVGYPNRDNNPEDRAVVCTTDTARDEGVKGSMRMECGGFFDGTSGSPWLADYRDAKRPGRMIAVLSGGETDTESTAVLFGRDARALYERAVAAGS; this is translated from the coding sequence ATGCACCGGAGTCGAACGCAGCGGAAGAGGCCGGCGGCGTGGGCCGCCGTCGCCGTCGTCGTCCTGGCCACCGCCACGGCCTGTGCGTCGCCGTCCCACTCGGCGACCCACGGCAGGGGTCACCGCGAGCCGGTCGCCGAGCAGGCACCGCCCGGCCCGCAGCGCTCGGCCGTGCCGTTCGGCGGCCTGCCGGCGGTGGGCGTCCTGCTCGACGGGGACGAGCACTGGTGCACCGCCAGCGTCGTGGACAGCCCCAAGGGGAACGTCGTGGCGACGGCCGCGCACTGCGTGTTCGAGTACGGCTCGGCCGCCACGGACTTCACGTTCGCGCCGGCCTTCCGCGGCCCGGGCGGCCAGAAGCCGTACGGGGCGTGGAAGGTGCGGGCGGTGCAGGTGGACGAGGCGTGGAAGGCGGACGCGGACGACGCCCACGACTTCGCGTTCCTGACGCTGGAGCCGGACTCCCGGGGCCGGCAGGTGCAGGACGTCGTGGGCGGGCTGCGGGCCCAGTGGGACTCGGGGCCCGAGCGGCGGGTGACGGTCGTGGGCTACCCGAACCGGGACAACAACCCGGAGGACCGGGCCGTCGTCTGCACCACGGACACGGCCCGCGACGAGGGGGTGAAGGGCTCGATGCGCATGGAGTGCGGGGGCTTCTTCGACGGGACGAGCGGCAGTCCGTGGCTGGCGGACTACCGCGACGCGAAGCGCCCGGGGCGGATGATCGCCGTGCTGAGCGGCGGGGAGACGGACACGGAGTCGACGGCGGTGCTGTTCGGGCGGGACGCGCGGGCGCTGTACGAGCGGGCGGTGGCGGCCGGCTCCTGA
- the lon gene encoding endopeptidase La, giving the protein MASTSASLTLPVLPLDDEVVLPGMVVPLDLSDTDVRAAVEAAQAAARGGTGKPRVLLVPRIDGTYAGIGVLGTVEQVGRLSDGDPGALIRGVRRVRIGAGTTGPGAALWVEGTLVEESVPDPLPGAVTELVTEYKALATTWLKKRGAWQVVDRIQQIDGVSALADNAGYSPFLTLEQKVALLETVDPVARLKLAAEHLRHHLAEQDVAESIAKDVQEGVDKQQREFLLRRQLEAVRKELRELNGEADGEESDDYRARVEAADLPEKVREAALKEVDKLERASDQSPEGSWIRTWLDTVLELPWNERTEDAYDIQGAKAVLDAEHAGLDDVKERITEYLAVRKRRADRGLGVVGGRRGGAVLALVGPPGVGKTSLGESVAHAMGRKFVRVALGGVRDEAEIRGHRRTYVGALPGRIVRAIKEAGSMNPVVLLDEIDKVGSDFRGDPAAALLEVLDPAQNHTFRDHYLEVELDLSDVVFLATANVLEAIPEALLDRMELVRLDGYTEDEKVVIARDHLLPRQLERAGLDRAEVVIEDAALRRLAGEYTREAGVRNLERSVARLLRKLAAQVELGERELPFTVTADDLRGLIGRPHHVPESAQDPAERRTSVPGVATGLAVTGAGGDVLFVEASLADAETGAAGLTLTGQLGDVMKESAQIALSFLRSHGAELELPVTGLKDRGVHIHFPAGAVPKDGPSAGITMTTALASLLSGRLVRTDVAMTGEVSLTGRVLPIGGVKQKLLAAHRAGITTVVIPKRNEPDLDDVPAEVLETLEVHTVTDVRQVLELALSPANAPADAGVPAAA; this is encoded by the coding sequence ATGGCTTCGACGTCCGCATCGCTCACCCTGCCCGTGCTGCCGCTCGACGACGAGGTCGTGCTGCCGGGGATGGTGGTGCCCCTGGACCTGTCCGACACCGACGTCCGCGCCGCCGTGGAGGCCGCGCAGGCCGCGGCGCGCGGCGGGACCGGCAAGCCGCGCGTGCTGCTGGTGCCGCGCATCGACGGGACGTACGCGGGGATCGGCGTCCTCGGCACCGTCGAGCAGGTCGGACGGCTCTCCGACGGCGACCCCGGCGCCCTGATCCGCGGTGTGCGCCGGGTACGCATCGGGGCCGGCACCACCGGGCCGGGCGCGGCCCTCTGGGTCGAGGGCACCCTCGTCGAGGAGTCCGTGCCCGATCCGCTGCCCGGCGCCGTCACCGAACTCGTCACCGAGTACAAGGCCCTCGCCACCACCTGGCTGAAGAAGCGCGGCGCCTGGCAGGTCGTGGACCGCATCCAGCAGATCGACGGTGTCTCCGCGCTGGCCGACAACGCCGGCTACTCGCCCTTCCTCACCCTGGAGCAGAAGGTCGCCCTCCTGGAGACGGTCGACCCCGTCGCCCGCCTCAAGCTCGCCGCCGAGCACCTGCGCCACCACCTCGCCGAACAGGACGTCGCCGAGTCCATCGCCAAGGACGTCCAGGAGGGCGTCGACAAGCAGCAGCGGGAATTCCTGCTGCGCCGTCAGCTGGAGGCCGTCCGCAAGGAGCTGCGCGAGCTGAACGGCGAGGCCGACGGCGAGGAGTCCGACGACTACCGCGCCCGCGTCGAAGCCGCCGACCTGCCCGAGAAGGTCCGCGAAGCCGCCCTCAAGGAGGTCGACAAGCTGGAGCGCGCCAGCGACCAGTCTCCCGAGGGCTCCTGGATCCGCACCTGGCTCGACACCGTCCTGGAGCTGCCCTGGAACGAGCGCACCGAGGACGCGTACGACATCCAGGGCGCCAAGGCCGTCCTCGACGCCGAACACGCGGGCCTGGACGACGTGAAGGAACGCATCACGGAGTACCTGGCCGTCCGCAAGCGCCGCGCCGACCGCGGCCTCGGCGTCGTCGGCGGGCGGCGCGGCGGCGCCGTGCTCGCCCTCGTCGGCCCGCCCGGCGTGGGCAAGACCTCCCTGGGCGAGTCCGTCGCCCACGCCATGGGACGCAAGTTCGTGCGCGTCGCCCTCGGCGGCGTACGCGACGAGGCCGAGATCCGCGGCCACCGCCGCACGTACGTCGGCGCCCTGCCCGGCCGTATCGTCCGCGCCATCAAGGAAGCCGGGTCCATGAACCCGGTCGTCCTCCTCGACGAGATCGACAAGGTCGGCTCCGACTTCCGGGGCGACCCGGCGGCGGCCCTCCTGGAGGTCCTCGACCCCGCGCAGAACCACACCTTCCGGGACCACTACCTGGAAGTCGAACTCGACCTGAGCGACGTCGTCTTCCTCGCCACCGCCAATGTCCTGGAGGCCATCCCCGAGGCCCTGCTCGACCGGATGGAACTCGTCCGCCTCGACGGCTACACCGAGGACGAGAAGGTCGTCATCGCCCGCGACCACCTGCTGCCCCGGCAGCTGGAGCGCGCCGGCCTCGACAGGGCCGAGGTCGTCATCGAGGACGCGGCCCTGCGCAGGCTGGCCGGCGAGTACACCCGCGAGGCCGGCGTACGGAACCTGGAGCGGTCCGTCGCCCGGCTGCTGCGCAAGCTCGCGGCCCAGGTGGAACTCGGCGAGCGCGAGCTGCCGTTCACCGTCACGGCCGACGACCTGCGCGGGCTCATCGGCCGGCCGCACCACGTGCCCGAGTCCGCCCAGGACCCGGCCGAGCGCCGCACCTCGGTGCCCGGCGTGGCGACCGGCCTCGCCGTCACCGGCGCGGGCGGCGACGTCCTGTTCGTCGAGGCGTCGCTGGCCGATGCCGAGACCGGCGCGGCGGGGCTCACCCTCACCGGGCAGCTCGGCGACGTGATGAAGGAGTCCGCGCAGATCGCGCTCAGCTTCCTGCGCTCGCACGGCGCCGAGCTGGAACTGCCCGTCACCGGCCTGAAGGACCGGGGCGTGCACATCCACTTCCCGGCGGGCGCCGTGCCCAAGGACGGGCCCAGCGCCGGCATCACCATGACGACCGCCCTCGCCTCCCTCCTCAGCGGGCGGCTCGTACGGACCGACGTGGCCATGACCGGTGAGGTCTCGCTGACCGGGCGCGTCCTGCCCATCGGTGGCGTCAAGCAGAAGCTGCTGGCCGCGCACCGGGCCGGCATCACCACGGTCGTGATCCCCAAGCGGAACGAGCCCGACCTGGACGACGTCCCGGCGGAGGTCCTGGAGACGCTGGAGGTCCACACCGTGACCGATGTGCGTCAGGTCCTGGAGCTCGCGCTGTCCCCGGCGAACGCCCCGGCGGACGCGGGGGTGCCCGCCGCCGCCTGA
- a CDS encoding YfbM family protein: protein MSMIGEYVRLTRAELDRALRDPEWAAEFVDALVEGELDEEPEPGEARCHATDKAWHALDFLLRRLAFPVDVVHGEEEIPGSEDWGYGPPRYLTPERVRAAAEALAATPPGKLTDGVAPADLAEADIYPNAVWQRGESLDYVTGHYEALVPFFHAAARDGDAMLVRLD, encoded by the coding sequence ATGAGCATGATCGGTGAATACGTCCGCCTGACCCGTGCCGAACTCGATCGCGCGCTCCGCGATCCCGAGTGGGCGGCGGAGTTCGTCGACGCGCTGGTCGAGGGGGAGCTGGACGAGGAGCCGGAGCCGGGCGAGGCGCGGTGCCATGCCACCGACAAGGCATGGCACGCCCTCGACTTCCTGCTCCGCCGCCTTGCCTTCCCCGTCGACGTCGTGCACGGCGAGGAGGAGATCCCCGGGTCGGAGGACTGGGGCTACGGACCGCCCCGCTACCTCACCCCCGAGCGGGTCCGCGCCGCCGCCGAGGCGCTGGCGGCCACGCCGCCCGGCAAGCTGACCGACGGCGTGGCCCCGGCAGACCTCGCCGAAGCCGACATCTACCCGAACGCCGTCTGGCAGCGGGGCGAATCTCTGGACTACGTGACCGGCCACTACGAGGCGCTGGTCCCGTTCTTCCACGCAGCCGCCCGCGACGGCGACGCCATGCTCGTCCGGCTCGACTGA
- a CDS encoding GNAT family N-acetyltransferase: MLSSVITEAWVHGWAVSRSTPSPVVEPWGYRIDVGLPGHVFRHVLPEPDEASVRKLCENVTESGAWLKVLAEPDDVARWITPGWTVPDDPGFMMFTDLRATPAPGLPPGYTAETSHGDGVLRVRILAADGSLAARGQIAPTGRTAVVDQIETYEGHRRRGLGTAVMRRLETAGAEAGAVTGVLSGTTEGRALYASLGWHYQGPLTGVVRD, translated from the coding sequence ATGCTGAGTTCAGTCATTACAGAAGCCTGGGTCCACGGCTGGGCCGTGTCCCGCTCCACCCCCTCCCCCGTCGTCGAGCCCTGGGGTTACCGCATCGACGTCGGCCTCCCCGGTCACGTGTTCCGCCACGTCCTCCCGGAGCCCGACGAGGCCTCCGTACGCAAGCTGTGCGAGAACGTCACCGAGTCCGGCGCGTGGCTGAAAGTGCTCGCCGAGCCGGACGACGTCGCGCGCTGGATCACCCCCGGCTGGACCGTCCCCGACGACCCCGGCTTCATGATGTTCACCGACCTGCGCGCCACCCCCGCCCCCGGACTGCCCCCGGGCTACACGGCGGAGACCTCCCACGGCGACGGCGTCCTCCGCGTCCGGATCCTCGCCGCCGACGGATCGCTCGCCGCCCGCGGCCAGATCGCCCCCACCGGCCGCACCGCCGTCGTCGACCAGATCGAGACGTACGAGGGCCACCGGCGCCGCGGCCTGGGCACCGCCGTCATGCGCCGTCTGGAGACCGCCGGCGCCGAGGCCGGGGCCGTCACCGGCGTCCTCTCCGGCACCACCGAGGGCCGCGCCCTGTACGCCTCGCTCGGCTGGCACTACCAGGGGCCGCTCACCGGCGTCGTACGCGACTGA
- a CDS encoding rhomboid-like protein, producing MAPGRGRAPWWRRTALLLPAPGPTPFTFTYLCVLVATSLFAEFGDRGVVGVLLHASSTDVAHLSRDPLLVLVASALWVAGGLASPYVVGFVFVLTALERRIGAWRAAAVFLVGHVVATLATEVPVAVSVVAGHLPGSSLHRLDYGISFGLLACVGALAGLLTPLLRVLVLAWVAVMLLHDLLKLEDPVADWGHPLALLIGVCGWPLVRRAARRQSRTTPVSGPW from the coding sequence TTGGCGCCGGGGCGCGGCCGGGCGCCGTGGTGGAGGCGCACCGCGCTGCTGCTTCCCGCGCCGGGCCCGACGCCGTTCACCTTCACGTACCTGTGCGTGCTCGTGGCCACCTCGCTGTTCGCCGAGTTCGGCGACCGGGGCGTGGTCGGCGTCCTGTTGCACGCGTCGAGCACGGACGTGGCGCATCTCTCGCGCGATCCGCTGCTGGTGCTGGTCGCCAGCGCGCTGTGGGTGGCCGGCGGGCTCGCCTCCCCGTACGTCGTGGGCTTCGTCTTCGTCCTGACGGCGCTGGAGCGCCGGATAGGGGCGTGGCGGGCGGCGGCGGTGTTCCTCGTGGGGCATGTCGTGGCCACGCTGGCCACCGAGGTTCCGGTGGCGGTGTCGGTGGTGGCCGGGCACCTGCCGGGCTCGTCGCTCCACCGCCTCGACTACGGGATCAGTTTCGGACTGCTGGCGTGCGTGGGCGCGCTGGCCGGGCTCCTGACGCCCCTCCTGCGCGTTCTGGTGCTGGCGTGGGTGGCCGTGATGCTGCTGCACGACCTGCTGAAGCTGGAGGACCCGGTGGCCGATTGGGGCCATCCGCTGGCGCTGCTCATCGGGGTGTGCGGCTGGCCCCTGGTCCGCCGGGCGGCGCGGCGTCAGTCGCGTACGACGCCGGTGAGCGGCCCCTGGTAG
- a CDS encoding spermidine synthase: MPVTLDRREGPYGEVVLRQREDHFEIIANGTFLMDTSDGRSERLLVDAALRALGGTRPSPAVLIGGLGVGFSLAHAAADPAWGRIAVVEREEAIIDWHRTGPLAAISGTALGDPRTVLVHDDLVTYLRTTPDTYDALCLDIDNGPDWTVTQDNDSLYAPSGLAACAARLNAGGVLAVWSARPSTDFEESLRNAGFTGVRTEEVPVARGVPDVVHLGVRPA, translated from the coding sequence ATGCCTGTGACGCTCGACCGACGTGAAGGCCCGTACGGCGAAGTGGTGCTCCGGCAGCGCGAGGACCACTTCGAGATCATCGCGAACGGCACGTTCCTCATGGACACCTCCGACGGCCGCTCCGAGCGGCTGCTCGTCGACGCCGCGCTGCGCGCGCTGGGCGGCACCCGGCCCTCCCCCGCCGTGCTCATCGGCGGCCTGGGCGTCGGCTTCTCGCTCGCCCACGCCGCCGCCGACCCCGCGTGGGGCCGGATCGCCGTCGTCGAGCGCGAGGAGGCCATCATCGACTGGCACCGTACCGGGCCGCTCGCCGCCATCTCGGGTACGGCGCTCGGCGACCCGCGGACCGTGCTCGTCCACGACGACCTGGTGACGTACCTGCGGACCACGCCCGACACGTACGACGCGCTGTGTCTCGACATCGACAACGGCCCGGACTGGACGGTCACCCAGGACAACGACTCGCTGTACGCGCCGTCCGGCCTCGCGGCCTGCGCGGCGCGGCTGAACGCGGGCGGCGTCCTGGCCGTCTGGTCCGCCCGACCCTCCACCGATTTCGAAGAGTCCTTGCGGAATGCCGGATTCACCGGGGTAAGAACCGAAGAGGTGCCGGTTGCCCGGGGCGTACCGGACGTCGTCCACCTCGGTGTTCGACCCGCGTAG
- a CDS encoding response regulator transcription factor: protein MEHAHTSHTGNAVTPGTQRRVLVVEDDTTIVEAISARLRAEGFLVQTATDGPAAVDAAEAWQPDLMVLDVMLPGFDGLEVCRRVQAQRPVPVLMLTARDDETDMLVGLGVGADDYMTKPFSMRELAARVHVLLRRVERAALAAVTPRSGILRLGELEIDHAQRRVRVKSDDVHLTPTEFDLLVCLANTPRAVLSREQLLAEVWDWADASGTRTVDSHIKALRRKIGAERIRTVHGVGYALETPAP, encoded by the coding sequence ATGGAGCACGCACACACCAGCCACACCGGCAACGCGGTCACGCCGGGTACCCAGCGCCGGGTCCTGGTCGTCGAGGACGACACGACCATCGTCGAGGCCATCTCCGCCCGGCTCAGAGCCGAGGGCTTCCTGGTGCAGACGGCGACGGACGGGCCCGCGGCGGTGGACGCCGCCGAGGCGTGGCAGCCGGACCTGATGGTCCTGGACGTCATGCTGCCGGGCTTCGACGGCCTGGAGGTCTGCCGCCGGGTCCAGGCCCAGCGCCCGGTCCCGGTCCTGATGCTGACCGCCCGGGACGACGAGACCGACATGCTGGTCGGTCTCGGCGTCGGCGCCGACGACTACATGACCAAGCCGTTCTCGATGCGGGAGCTGGCCGCCCGCGTCCACGTCCTGCTGCGCCGCGTGGAGCGCGCCGCGCTGGCCGCGGTGACGCCGCGCAGCGGCATCCTGCGCCTGGGCGAGCTGGAGATCGACCACGCCCAGCGCCGGGTCCGCGTCAAGAGCGACGACGTGCACCTGACGCCGACCGAGTTCGACCTGCTGGTCTGCCTGGCCAACACGCCGCGCGCGGTCCTCTCCCGCGAGCAGCTGCTCGCCGAGGTGTGGGACTGGGCGGACGCCTCCGGCACGCGGACGGTGGACAGCCACATCAAGGCGCTGCGCCGGAAGATCGGCGCCGAGCGCATCCGTACGGTGCACGGCGTCGGGTACGCGCTGGAGACCCCGGCCCCGTGA
- a CDS encoding HAMP domain-containing sensor histidine kinase, with protein sequence MRSVNISIKTKLGTLVVVSVFITTGLLLVALRTETELRFITVFSVIATLLITQFVAHGLTAPLDEMNTVAKGISHGDYTRRVRGADRRDELGDLASTINRMADDLEAVDQHRKELVANVSHELRTPIAALRAVLENVVDGVSAADPETMRTALQQTERLGRLVETLLDLSRLDNGVVPLKSRRFEVWPYLSGVLKEANLAASQRALASGSGGHHTRTDVHLHLDVSPPELTAHADAERLHQVVANLIDNAVKHSPPHGRVTVRARRGPYPESLDLEVVDEGPGIPESERHKVFERFNRGSVASPHGPGSDGGTGLGLAIARWAVDLHGGRIGVAESARGCRILVTLPGIPPQRG encoded by the coding sequence CTGCGCTCGGTCAACATCTCGATCAAGACCAAGCTGGGCACGCTGGTCGTGGTGTCGGTCTTCATCACGACCGGCCTGCTGCTGGTGGCGCTGCGCACGGAGACCGAGCTGCGGTTCATCACCGTGTTCTCGGTGATCGCCACGCTGCTGATCACCCAGTTCGTGGCGCACGGGCTGACCGCGCCGCTGGACGAGATGAACACGGTCGCCAAGGGCATCTCGCACGGCGACTACACCCGGCGGGTGCGCGGCGCGGACCGCCGGGACGAGCTGGGCGACCTGGCCTCGACGATCAACCGCATGGCGGACGACCTGGAGGCCGTGGACCAGCACCGCAAGGAGCTGGTCGCGAACGTGTCGCACGAGCTGCGCACCCCCATCGCGGCGCTGCGGGCGGTGCTGGAGAACGTCGTGGACGGCGTCTCCGCGGCCGATCCGGAGACGATGCGCACGGCGCTGCAGCAGACGGAGCGGCTGGGCCGGCTGGTGGAGACCCTGCTCGATCTGTCACGGCTCGACAACGGTGTCGTACCGCTCAAGTCACGGCGCTTCGAGGTGTGGCCGTACCTGTCGGGCGTGCTGAAGGAGGCCAATCTGGCCGCCTCGCAGCGGGCCCTCGCCTCCGGCTCGGGCGGGCACCACACCCGTACGGACGTGCATCTGCACCTGGACGTGTCGCCGCCCGAGCTGACCGCGCACGCGGACGCGGAGCGGCTGCACCAGGTGGTCGCGAACCTGATCGACAACGCCGTGAAGCACTCCCCGCCGCACGGCCGCGTCACGGTGCGGGCCCGGCGCGGCCCGTACCCGGAGTCGCTGGACCTGGAAGTGGTGGACGAGGGTCCCGGCATCCCGGAGTCGGAGCGGCACAAGGTCTTCGAGCGGTTCAACCGGGGCAGCGTCGCCTCGCCGCACGGCCCGGGCAGCGACGGCGGTACGGGCCTGGGCCTGGCCATCGCCCGCTGGGCGGTGGACCTGCACGGTGGCCGTATCGGCGTGGCCGAATCGGCGCGGGGCTGCCGGATCCTGGTCACCCTGCCGGGGATCCCCCCGCAGCGCGGTTGA